TCTTGTCCAACGGTCAATTGTTACCATCCAGAGATTATAGTGTCAGGGACCATTCTCGAGAACTGTCATCAGGTGGTGTTCCGCTTGAAAGAAGAATTGAACTGTCCCATCATTGTTTATCCTACTTGTTACACGATTTTGTAAATTCCAGGCCTTTGGAAGAGCTCCCTTTATTCCAATCAGCTTTTGATGCTGAGGATTTAAACACTTAACAATTAAATTCAGTCGATTACTGGCTTCACGATCTCTGATTGCTTGAACAGACATCCGCAAAAGGGTTTTTTCTGAGTCTAGAgtgagattttaaaaatttttccATAAGTCCTTCGCCATCTTTCAGATTTGAAACGAGGATAACagaatttattttatgatgACCAGCAAGACTACCGGAAACTAGTATCCACAGTAGAACAGAAAGATTATACCGGAAAATTGAGTCGGTAAAAGTCGGTGGAAACAttagttttctttctatttaaaatagttttaaaggtcaaaaaaaaaattgattatacTATTTacgcaaataaaaaaaaaacataaaatcaaaattaacctGCACGTagcacaagaaaaaaaaaatagaaaagcgCACCAGAGCACCGCCCCACCTTCCTCTCTAGAAGAACCTCTCCCATCCTTTTCACTTTTTCAGTTTCACTCTCATTCCCTTCAAttaaagaaaaccctaattctcacaATCAACAatttcaacacaaaaaaaaaacaatggcaGCCGccgcaccaccaccaccaccaacggCAGCACCAGAACCAACCAACATGGTACCACTAAAGTCCCCAATCGGCCACCCAGTCTTCTCCCGTATCCGCCTCGCGACACCATCAGACGTCCCATTCATCCACAAACTAATCCACCAAATGGCCGTCTTCGAACGCCTCACTCATCTCTTCGCCGCCACCGAGTCAGGTCTCGCTTCCACTCTCTTCAACTCTCGTCCTTTTCAATCATTCACAGTCTTCCTCTTAGAGGTCTCTCGTTCTCCATTCACCGCCACCGCCGCTGCTTCTCCGTCGTCATCTCCCGATTTCACTCCGTTTCTCAAAACTCATAGCCTCGATCTCCCGATTGAGGATCCGGAGAGCTACAATTTCTCGCCGGATATGTTGAACGACGTCGTCGTTGCTgggtttgttctgttttttccaAACTACTCGAGTTTTTTGTCGAAACCTGGTTTTTACATTGAGGATATATTCGTGAGGGAGCCGTATAGGAGGAAAGGGTTTGGGAGTATGTTGTTGAGTGCTGTGGCGAAACAAGCTGTGAAGATGGGTTATGGTAGAGTTGAATGGGTTGTTCTTGATTGGAATGTGAATGCTATCAAGTTTTATGAGCAGATGGGTGCTGAGATTTTGCAGGAGTGGAGAGTCTGTAGGCTTACTGGTGATGCTCTCGAAGCTTTTGATAAGGTTAACATCTAGAGATTGATGTTTTTGGTGCTGGAGAGTGCTGAGAGTTAACCAAATCTATTAGATCACTTCCTTTTGCTTTTCAAGCTTTAATGTTTgctctttgtttgtttcctcTTGTTCTTGCTGTTATGGAAGTGTTggcattgatgatgatgatgatgatgatgatgatgtatctCTCTACTTACTTACTTGATACTCAATGAGAAAAACTCTTGTGGAATGTATGAAATGTTTTCAAGTTCTTAGTAGAGTTATGTAATTCTGTTTTCTAGTCATGGTTGCTTGTTACGGATATGAAAAATTGGAGAATTATCATAGCGAATCGAGAAGATATAGAAGTGGAAAACGGATAAATTGGTCCGTTTGGTCATAACCATAGTTCACAGAAACAAGATTGGAGTGATAGACGAATGTTACTTTTCTCATTATTGTATAGATGTGTGATAGTTTACCTGGCTTAGCCGGCTGTTCCCTTTGACGCCAACATAGCTGAGTTGGTTGAGGAACGAATCCTGGTCGAATTAGAGTAGAAGCCGAGGGTGACCAAAGTCGTTCACACATCTATGACAATGCTAAGCATTTGAAGAAGTGTCCAGCTTTTAGCCATGATACGATTCCACTTGAAGGGGCATACACAATGTTTATCCATCAAAAGTCAGATAGATTAGACAAAACAAATCTTGAAAGATTATTTTACATGAGAATTCAATTCTGGTGAAGTATTTGGATGGAAAGTGATTTTACTAGTTGAACAATGCAATAATTGCCAAGAATCTCGCCACAGTCATCTTCAAGTATAAGGACTTCGATGGAACTGAGCAAAAAAATGGTCATTTTCGCTTAGTGCTGTTGTGGATGcccttataaatattaaatctaGTGATGTATGAAAAATGGTcgaacttattaaaaaaaaaaaagcaggaaATTgtcattttaacaaaaattagttgATTGGATACACGTTTTTACTGTTATAGAGAATGGAATGTTAAGAGTAGTTTTGAAGTTAAATTGAAATTTCAAATGGAACAAATGAACCACATTCAACTAGGACATGTACGTAGACTATGAAGACAACCTGATTTGCTCTGCGTAGAAAATGGCAGCCGCTGCACCTGCACCACCACCAACGGCAGAACCACTGAACCAGAATCAAACATGGTCAAAACGGGTCTCTATAAGTTGATTGCGAGGTACGACTCGTAAGATGGATGGTTGCAACTATATGAGACGAGCTTTCTTGCGTAAGTTTCAATATACTTGGTTCACTCGGTTTAGTTGCATCAATTTGTGTTCAGTTCGAATTTTGGTTTATCCGGTatcagataatttttttttgttctaattattaaaaaacttgGTTCAATTTCGGTTTAACTAACCCGATTACATTATATGCTTGTCCGGAAAATAAATCCATTGGATATTGGGCTTGAACCCTCTAAGCAAACTTTACGAGCGTGTACCACACAACTTGTCACGCGGGCGCGTGTACCTCACAGCCAAACACTATAGTGAAGTTTCTACGTGGGCCAAGCTGGCCCCAAACTGCTGCAAATTCTTGAATATCACATAATTCCttacatttataaatattttatcttaaaaacaaaacacatttttataAATAGGTCTCTCTATAGCATTTTCAATTGATCTTTAAACTCCTTTTGACAATTAATTGCCAAATTGCTGAGGCATCCTCTAtctttaaatacaaatattaaaatctaaactaCATGCTTATATTATTAGATtatcaaacataaaataaactAGAGacataataacataaaaaagaatttaaaaaaaaaaacttatcaagaGACTTTTGGTTTAATAATTTAACAAGTTGATTAAGCatttttaagagaattttatttttttctaagagTTTTTTTAGTAAAAGTCTTAAGATTCTTATTCTCAATTTAAACTAGCTCACTACTATCCCGCAtggaaaaacttttttttcagaGTTTCATAAACCCTATCAATTCTCATATAGTATTGCAGATAAAGGTTGTtgaataaactaaaaattattagaataaaaatatgattataattttgtagtccataaaaaaatatgattttaggATTCAAATTGTGAACTACATATTAGATAAGATGAAGTTGATTACCATGaatgatatatcatatacatatgtTCTAAAACGTGTAAATTCGGAgcatatgatttttaaaaggggATATTGTcgtaaataccactaaaatatgtttttattccaaaaatatcacaatttagtttttttccaaaaaataccactaaaatgtaattttttccaaaaataccacataattgaattaaatttctaatactaaaaactaattcctaaattctaaatactaaaccttacccctaaaaactataccctaaaactaaatgtgtcaacccaaaccaaaaaataaaaatctacatccttaaaaatcaattttttgggtttgtggtaattttggaaaaaaaaattgtgataattttgaaaaaaaaaactaaaaatggtatttttagaaaaaaaacctttttagtggtatttgaaggaatttctcttttaaaaatgatttaaactcaaaataataCATCATGTACATGTTCATACGCATTGATTAAATTTACATGTGTTATGTgatcaatcatttttttctcacataTCCACTTGTTGATGCCCATATCAGAAAGATTCGCCACAAAAAATTCTcgttttatattaattaaccaGCACATTATTTAATGTCAAGTTGTGATGAATGTTTAGGAGATTTTAAGTGGTgtttaaattatagttttgagaaaactttgtgaaataaaattcaaaaacttattaaagtggaattttggattttgttaagaaattagcaaagaaattgattttaaaaagttaacaaaacaatttttcatgATATGATATCCATTTATTTCAATATCTTAAATGgctattataaaatatatatttagaaaagttaaaccaaaaaaaacatttgaaaaacTACAACCATTCGAAGCTTTTCGACATTTGTGTAACATAAAgaacaaaatatcatatttgaAGGAGACgatattataacatatatatatatatatatagacttttaAGTGAGTTAGAAAATTTGTACATGAAATCACAAACACTCCAAAATCTAGTTGTCCCCCTAGATTTTAAAAACATCACTTTGATTGGTATTATTTCACACTTGCAAGTTCGAAGATCGGTAAGTGGAAATGAAGAATTTTAGAAGAATAGTCAAGGCCAAtcgaagaaagagaaacaaatcatATAGAAGAATGAGCAGTTTTGCCTTCAATACCATTTTAGTCAATGAGAAATTGAGAAGTAAATAATCTCATTTTCATTAATTGACAAACCTGAAGCCTTAACCCAAATGTAAAAAGGGAATTAGACTAGTATTTTTTTGCTAAACCAGTTCTACTTACACATAAACCTAGACGTAAAAGTGGACAGATACCTATATTAAAACAGGATGCGGTTCAAACTTCCCTTTCATGCATCTCCGTTAAGCCCCTCTAGTTTAATACAAAGTCcatctttgatttttgtttcaatttccaACATAACCTTTACATGTGTATTATGATAATATTACTTACTAGCTAGGATTTACACCCAGAGCCATATCCATTCGTTAACAATTAAAACTATAATTGATACTAAAGAATTAAACCAAGATAAAGAATTAAAGTACCAATTGATACTACTTTTATTTCCTTTCCCTTTTATCTTGAACAAAATTGTAGTGTTTTGTCGTGATTACATGAATCCAAAGTTGGAAGAGAAATAATTGATTTCGTTGTCGAGAAATCTGGACTACGAGTTTTAACATCTTCAATTACAGCCATATATAGAACGCACTTATTAATGTCGGCTACCCATTTTGCGCTAACGACAATACTATCAAAGTAGTTACGTGTACCGTCTAGAGTCTTCTATGAGGTGAAACAACGACATGGGTGTCCATTTTTTTCCATACTCATTTAAATTTCTTGGCTTTTTTGTTGGGTAACAAGATGTCTTTTTTCCACGATATAACGACATGTGATTCACGTTTCTTCAATCCCATGTCTTTTCATCgacataaaaaaatttgtgatgGTATTATCGAAATAATTCATCAATTTCTTCTTAAATTAATATtggattcatatatatatacaccaagTGAAACGAAGATTGGATCATGTAAACGGTATAGATGACCGCGCGTCTTTATGTTGCATGTCGTGTGTTGTTTCAAATCGCAGAAGAGCCAACTTGTGTTTAAAACTGATTGCCATATTAGAAAAGGCTTACAGGAGGATATCTTCGTGATTATTTAATGCGTTAATCCGAAGCCTTTTCTCCACAACTTGTGTTCAAAACTGATTGCCATATTAGAGCAGTTTCTACATCGAGGATATCTTCGCGAGAGAGCCTTACAGGAGAAAAGGCTTCGGAAAAATGCTACTAACCGCTGTGGCCAAGCAAGCGGTGAAGTTGGGTATGGGAAGAGTGGAGTGGATTGTGATTGACTGGAATGTGAATGCTATCAACTTCTATGAGCAGATGGGTGCTATAGTTTTTAAGGAATGGAGACTTTGTAGGCTTACTGGCGATGCACTTCAAGCTATTGACAAGCTAAGCATCTAGAATTTGGTTTTGCTGCTGAGTACTCGACCCATCCATCGATCACTTCCTTTAAACTTTGTATGTCtcacttgtttttcttttgttgaataaTAATTAAGTACATCGCAAGATTTTTAAGTAGAGATGGTTAATGTAACTGTGATTCCTGTTATGTTACTTTGATTTACATTATCTGTTGTATTTTCCGGATTTGAATAAAAGGATAAGCCATGTTCAAAATaaagtttgaagattttttttttttttttgaaacgaACCTCTGTTTGACTGTTCCACAGTTCCACTCACATGTTATAATTTAGGTCCTAGTAAAATTTGTCGTGATCCTAAAAGTAATAATTTGAAGACATGATACAATTCCActtcaatatattatatatcgttcaacaaaattacaatatcgtaatagaattaagaaaaaaagaaatctcaatTGATGAGtacatgataattaaattacGGTAATTAAGGAATAAGATagaaagtaaaatttattagttGACGAGGCGACAATTCTTGCGAATCTCACCACCTTGATCTCCACGTGTAAGAACTTTGATGGAACTCATCTTGATCATGGACCGACCAAACTGAGCAAGAAAAGTGCCAGAGTTTTGGAAAATACTTGCAATGTGAGCAGCGGAGGGATCAGTCAACAAGGCGGCGTCGGAGGTGAAGAGTCCTTTGTGTCGTAGGAGAGAGACAAAGTAGCCACTGTCAAAAGAGAGAGGTCCGGTAGGGTCCATTCCGACCACGGCTGAAGAGTTGAGTCTTAGAGATTTGTCGGAGCATTTGGATTTGAGGAAGGATGCGTAGTTAGGGTCCAGGGATGGATCTGTATCCCCTTTTCCGGTGAAGTTCAAGAGCCTCCGACCAAACACACCGCAACGTGCTGTTCCTATCGTGTGTGCTCCTGTTTCATACAATTTCGTTTCT
The sequence above is drawn from the Camelina sativa cultivar DH55 chromosome 4, Cs, whole genome shotgun sequence genome and encodes:
- the LOC104782357 gene encoding probable acetyltransferase NATA1-like is translated as MAAAAPPPPPTAAPEPTNMVPLKSPIGHPVFSRIRLATPSDVPFIHKLIHQMAVFERLTHLFAATESGLASTLFNSRPFQSFTVFLLEVSRSPFTATAAASPSSSPDFTPFLKTHSLDLPIEDPESYNFSPDMLNDVVVAGFVLFFPNYSSFLSKPGFYIEDIFVREPYRRKGFGSMLLSAVAKQAVKMGYGRVEWVVLDWNVNAIKFYEQMGAEILQEWRVCRLTGDALEAFDKVNI